Proteins from a genomic interval of Quercus robur chromosome 9, dhQueRobu3.1, whole genome shotgun sequence:
- the LOC126701048 gene encoding uncharacterized protein LOC126701048 codes for MSVARLSTEDDDRESKKAKKKASPVLGFSDEDKIGTIQPHNDALAVTLRIGGYDVKRVLVDQGSAVEVMYHNLYKGLNLKLEDLSTYDSPLVSFEGKTVIPKGQIRLPIQTSSDVVEVDFIIVNAYSPYTAIVARP; via the coding sequence ATGTCTGTGGCTCGGCTTTCCACCGAGGATGACGATCGAGAGTCCAAAAAGGCCAAGAAGAAGGCTTCACCAGTGCTAGGCTTTTCGGACGAAGATAAGATCGGGACCATCCAACCCCATAACGATGCTCTAGCAGTCACACTCAGGATTGGAGgatatgatgtgaagagagtgCTAGTAGATCAGGGCAGTGCTGTTGAAGTAATGTACCACAACCTGTACAAGGGGCTAAACTTAAAACTCGAGGACCTATCGACGTACGATTCCCCTCTGGTAAGTTTCGAGGGAAAGACCGTTATTCCAAAGGGACAGATCAGATTGCCCATACAAACCAGTTCAgacgtggtggaggtggatttcATCATAGTtaacgcttattcaccctacacggCTATTGTGGCTAGACCTTAG